A single genomic interval of Brevibacillus brevis harbors:
- a CDS encoding MOSC domain-containing protein translates to MNIEMISLNVGKPKQVQYQNKEVSTGIYKTPATKSLYLSFLNFEGDGQADLVHHGGKEKAVCVYPYEHYPFWEAELQRKLAIGAFGENLTIRGLVETDVCIGDTFQLGEAIVQVSQPRQPCYKLSVRYGVPEMLVKVQETGYTGFYFRVLKEGLVSHMDGLTRLSSHPKAITVSYANRIMHQEKENIDGMKKLLEVEELSSNWRATFTKRLSGIEIDTRERLTGNQS, encoded by the coding sequence GTGAATATCGAAATGATTTCACTGAATGTAGGTAAGCCCAAACAAGTACAGTATCAAAACAAAGAGGTTTCTACCGGTATTTACAAAACCCCAGCAACAAAATCTCTGTATCTATCCTTTTTGAATTTCGAGGGAGATGGACAGGCAGACTTGGTCCACCATGGGGGCAAGGAGAAGGCGGTATGCGTCTATCCTTATGAGCACTACCCATTCTGGGAAGCTGAATTACAGAGAAAGCTGGCAATCGGTGCATTCGGAGAAAATCTGACGATTCGGGGATTAGTTGAGACGGACGTATGCATCGGTGATACCTTTCAGCTAGGGGAAGCGATCGTACAGGTCAGTCAACCGAGACAGCCTTGTTATAAATTATCTGTTCGTTACGGTGTGCCTGAAATGTTGGTTAAGGTCCAAGAGACCGGCTATACTGGCTTTTATTTTCGGGTGCTAAAAGAAGGGCTTGTATCTCATATGGATGGATTGACAAGACTTTCTTCGCATCCAAAAGCGATAACAGTCTCTTATGCAAACCGAATCATGCATCAAGAAAAAGAGAATATCGATGGCATGAAAAAGCTGTTGGAAGTAGAGGAGCTGTCCTCAAATTGGCGAGCGACCTTTACCAAACGATTATCCGGCATAGAAATTGATACGCGCGAAAGGCTGACAGGAAACCAATCATAG
- a CDS encoding xanthine dehydrogenase family protein molybdopterin-binding subunit, which translates to MLYIYTNDRPAPGLLHAKVAISPHAPATIKSIDLTEAMKILGVKAIITGRYYPILTGSPLEDRPPIAIDKVRYYGEPVALVVEEQEYIAEMATYRIKVDYELLPTVLSPREAFQKNAPLVHDCLAEYRHHEEVYPEPGTNIANRTKIRKGDMAEGWRNCHHTIEVEVTLPQSEHAAMEKRCSTAQIMPDSKVIIYSTSQSPSVIRRAISQAFHMPLHKVILAEKPRFNRNFLFIGMPAALANCLSNAAGVALNQLPLTPEMI; encoded by the coding sequence GTGTTGTATATATATACCAATGATCGTCCTGCACCAGGTCTCCTACATGCCAAAGTTGCTATCAGTCCGCATGCTCCCGCTACCATAAAATCGATCGATTTGACCGAAGCGATGAAAATACTAGGTGTAAAAGCGATCATAACCGGACGATATTACCCGATACTGACAGGGTCACCACTGGAAGACCGTCCTCCAATCGCAATAGACAAAGTAAGATATTATGGCGAGCCCGTTGCCCTCGTAGTAGAGGAACAGGAATATATCGCAGAGATGGCGACTTACCGAATCAAAGTGGACTATGAACTTTTGCCGACGGTTCTTTCCCCTCGGGAGGCATTTCAGAAAAATGCTCCACTTGTTCACGATTGTCTTGCCGAGTACAGACACCACGAAGAGGTTTACCCTGAGCCGGGAACCAACATTGCGAACAGGACCAAAATCCGCAAGGGAGATATGGCGGAAGGTTGGAGAAATTGCCACCATACCATAGAGGTCGAGGTCACTCTACCACAGTCGGAACACGCTGCAATGGAAAAGAGATGCAGTACGGCACAGATTATGCCCGACAGCAAAGTGATCATCTATTCCACTTCACAATCGCCTTCTGTCATCCGAAGAGCAATCAGCCAAGCATTTCATATGCCCCTTCATAAAGTAATTTTGGCGGAAAAGCCGCGATTCAACCGGAATTTCTTGTTTATTGGCATGCCCGCAGCATTGGCGAATTGCCTGAGTAACGCCGCTGGAGTAGCGTTGAATCAGTTGCCTCTCACGCCCGAAATGATCTGA
- a CDS encoding FAD binding domain-containing protein: MTPFDFDYYQPASIQKAVEWFQLLHKRKKNLMYYTGGTEIITFARTNSIHPGAVIDLKLLFRIVTCHQVAT; encoded by the coding sequence ATGACTCCATTTGACTTTGACTACTACCAACCCGCCTCCATTCAGAAAGCTGTGGAATGGTTTCAGTTGCTGCATAAACGCAAGAAAAATCTGATGTATTACACCGGAGGCACGGAAATCATCACATTTGCTCGAACGAATTCGATCCATCCGGGTGCTGTTATTGATCTGAAATTGCTCTTCAGAATAGTTACCTGTCATCAGGTAGCCACATAG
- a CDS encoding cupin domain-containing protein, whose protein sequence is MYNNYYHHYQWYDTVLAGWNNNHFHYGWSPHYYNWSHANGNRYWNRYQNTIELRDYGPKPFVVNIEQATKQNNTFRTALWTGNHLQVTLMSINVGDDIGLENHPNTDQFIRVEEGQGLVRMGDRKDHLDFEQRVNDNDAIMVPAGTWHNIINTGNTPLKVYSIYAPPHHPFGTVHETKASAMASEQSTQESSR, encoded by the coding sequence ATGTACAACAACTATTACCATCACTATCAATGGTATGATACCGTGCTTGCCGGATGGAATAACAACCATTTTCACTATGGTTGGAGCCCTCATTATTACAATTGGAGTCATGCGAATGGGAATCGATACTGGAATCGGTATCAGAATACCATCGAATTGAGAGATTATGGACCAAAGCCATTTGTCGTGAACATTGAGCAAGCCACAAAGCAAAACAATACGTTCCGTACAGCATTATGGACAGGGAATCACTTGCAGGTGACGCTGATGAGCATAAATGTTGGAGACGACATCGGTTTAGAAAATCATCCGAATACGGATCAATTCATCCGAGTGGAAGAAGGTCAAGGACTTGTTCGGATGGGGGATCGCAAAGATCATTTAGATTTTGAACAAAGAGTCAATGATAACGATGCTATCATGGTCCCTGCGGGCACGTGGCACAATATCATCAATACGGGTAATACGCCGCTAAAAGTATATTCCATCTACGCACCGCCTCATCATCCATTTGGCACCGTTCATGAGACGAAAGCCAGTGCCATGGCTTCTGAGCAAAGCACGCAAGAATCGAGTCGATAG
- a CDS encoding PAS domain S-box protein: MDKEAERIDLRQEQFNMKELLQSLFETTTDAISIRDMQGNILFLNSAFEKIYGWTHQDLLNDPYCLVPEDLINETKDIFHEIKFEGKNITGYETVRHRKNGQIVQVSLTASPLKDTKGTIIGTSVIARDITDRKMAEEALVKSEAKYRILVEHTSDVICQYDVHMNNLFVSPSIEHHLGYTPDEFLQTSSFDHIHPDDVTIVKDMRSLISTYPQSVQMEIRLRHKNGSWVNWESRCVPIMSENNEVESFLFVSRNITERKHSEEALRKSEEQYRFIAEHTADFISVIDKYGHVSYSSPSHEKKLGTSQIIFENIHPEDASLVCEQFVSMIQYNIPITCEYRYKLENEKWIYLESRGMPFFSSDGGNQYFINVTRDLTERKQNEELLRRTEKLSVIGELAASIAHEIRNPLTSLKGFIQYLRPTLSEGAIFTDIMLSELDRINFIVSELLVLAKPQTLHVKRILLHPLIESVVKFLESEANLNNISINTIFSDIPIAIKGEENQVKQVFINILKNSLDAITASGEISIETICLHDNQVLIRFTDNGCGISQELLPRLGEPFYTTKEKGTGLGLLVSNKIMKDHQGTITISSEINKGTIVEIRLPISK, translated from the coding sequence ATGGATAAAGAAGCTGAGCGAATCGACCTTAGACAAGAACAGTTCAACATGAAAGAGCTGCTTCAGTCACTTTTTGAAACGACTACGGACGCGATTTCAATTAGGGACATGCAGGGTAATATACTTTTTTTGAATAGTGCTTTTGAAAAAATTTATGGTTGGACACATCAAGACCTCCTGAATGATCCGTACTGTCTTGTACCTGAAGATCTCATTAACGAGACAAAGGACATTTTCCACGAGATTAAATTTGAAGGAAAAAATATAACGGGCTATGAGACCGTGCGTCACCGTAAAAATGGTCAGATCGTTCAGGTTAGTTTAACAGCTTCTCCGTTAAAGGATACAAAAGGAACGATCATAGGCACTTCAGTCATCGCCAGAGATATAACGGACCGCAAAATGGCGGAAGAAGCACTCGTGAAAAGCGAGGCAAAGTACCGTATCCTTGTAGAACATACGAGCGATGTTATTTGTCAGTATGATGTACACATGAATAATCTTTTTGTATCTCCTTCTATCGAGCACCACTTGGGATACACACCGGATGAATTTTTACAAACGAGTAGTTTTGATCACATTCACCCCGATGATGTCACTATCGTGAAAGATATGCGTTCCTTAATCTCCACGTATCCCCAAAGTGTTCAAATGGAGATCAGGTTACGACACAAAAATGGATCATGGGTGAATTGGGAGTCGCGTTGTGTCCCCATCATGTCTGAGAACAATGAGGTTGAAAGCTTCCTATTCGTTTCTCGCAATATCACCGAGCGAAAACACTCCGAAGAAGCTTTGCGCAAGAGCGAGGAACAGTATAGATTCATCGCCGAGCACACGGCAGACTTCATTTCCGTCATTGATAAGTACGGTCACGTATCGTATAGCTCACCTTCACATGAGAAGAAGTTAGGTACGAGCCAAATAATCTTTGAAAACATACATCCGGAAGACGCATCACTCGTCTGTGAGCAATTTGTTTCTATGATTCAATACAATATCCCCATTACATGTGAGTATCGATACAAACTAGAAAACGAGAAATGGATCTACCTTGAATCAAGAGGAATGCCGTTTTTTAGCTCGGATGGCGGAAATCAGTACTTCATTAACGTGACACGTGACTTAACGGAGAGGAAGCAGAACGAAGAACTTCTCCGCAGAACAGAGAAGCTGTCCGTAATCGGTGAATTGGCTGCAAGTATCGCTCACGAAATAAGGAATCCGCTTACTTCATTGAAAGGCTTTATCCAGTATTTGCGGCCAACGCTATCGGAGGGCGCCATTTTTACAGACATTATGTTGTCCGAGCTAGATCGCATTAACTTTATCGTGAGTGAGCTGCTTGTATTGGCCAAACCGCAAACGCTCCATGTGAAGCGGATTCTTTTACACCCGCTCATTGAAAGTGTGGTAAAGTTTCTCGAATCAGAAGCGAATCTCAACAACATTTCGATTAACACAATATTTAGCGATATACCGATAGCGATCAAAGGAGAAGAAAATCAAGTAAAACAAGTCTTTATCAATATTTTGAAGAATTCCTTGGATGCGATCACGGCGAGTGGCGAAATCAGCATAGAAACCATCTGCCTACATGATAACCAAGTGCTGATTCGCTTTACTGACAATGGATGTGGCATTTCCCAAGAACTGCTACCTAGACTCGGCGAACCTTTTTATACCACGAAAGAGAAAGGAACAGGCTTAGGTTTACTTGTCAGCAATAAAATAATGAAAGATCATCAAGGAACCATCACCATCTCAAGTGAGATCAACAAAGGTACCATCGTGGAAATCAGGTTGCCCATTTCGAAATAG
- a CDS encoding YczE/YyaS/YitT family protein produces MWRKVLLHPLAIRYSVFMIGLAIMAFGIGMMIEAHLGVAPWDTLHIGLQKTFGLTIGIWSQIVGAMIILASYIIGKIRPNVGMFLNMFFFGLFIDLFMWLNWIPTGETITERVILFVVGLLIYTIGTGMYISPRLGAGPRDSFMLALHERMGWGIGKVRIGIECTVMVLGLLLGGPVSVGTFVTALAIGPLIKQFIPMWERILAKPYGTA; encoded by the coding sequence ATGTGGAGGAAGGTACTGCTTCATCCGCTTGCAATTCGATACAGCGTGTTTATGATCGGACTGGCGATCATGGCGTTTGGCATTGGCATGATGATTGAGGCTCATTTAGGTGTTGCACCGTGGGATACACTGCATATTGGATTACAGAAGACATTTGGACTGACCATCGGCATATGGTCGCAGATCGTGGGTGCCATGATCATTCTCGCTTCCTACATCATTGGCAAGATCCGGCCTAACGTGGGTATGTTTTTAAACATGTTTTTCTTCGGGCTGTTTATTGACTTATTCATGTGGTTGAACTGGATTCCTACAGGAGAGACCATTACAGAACGAGTGATTTTGTTCGTAGTTGGTCTGCTCATCTATACGATCGGAACGGGGATGTATATTTCACCGCGATTGGGAGCTGGTCCTCGTGACAGTTTTATGTTAGCTCTACATGAGCGAATGGGATGGGGCATCGGTAAAGTCAGGATCGGTATAGAGTGCACGGTCATGGTGCTAGGTTTGTTGCTTGGTGGGCCCGTTTCGGTGGGAACCTTTGTGACGGCCCTTGCGATCGGACCGCTGATCAAGCAGTTTATTCCGATGTGGGAGCGAATCCTGGCAAAACCGTACGGAACGGCTTAA
- a CDS encoding MFS transporter: protein MDLSHTTTKKQANKEKSSISLLSLTVGSFAIGMTEFVIMGLLPNVAEDLGVSISSAGQLITMYALGVAVGAPILTVLTHRIPQKKLLCLLMVLFILGNGISVFAPNYEILMGARLITALTHGTFFGVGAVVASSLVSPDKRAAAVSIMMAGLTIANIIGVPLGTFIGQHMGWRASFGSIAIMGIIALIGILVFVPNMRQKNTGSITGQITALLKPKLLLYLLIGALGNAGLFTVFTYIAPLLTQITGFAEYHVTWILVLFGCGVTIGNIVGGKLADWKLMPSILGLYFTICIILTLFTFTLYSPTAAVLTIFLWGAASFAVFPGLQVRVMNLAQHAPALASTSSHSAGNLGNAAGAFIGGWVITHLDITSLPWVGAVLVALGLILGIASYMAERKLQQSEKGYSI from the coding sequence ATGGACTTATCTCACACTACTACCAAGAAACAAGCCAACAAGGAAAAGTCTTCTATCTCTTTGCTCTCTCTTACCGTGGGCTCTTTTGCCATTGGGATGACGGAATTTGTCATTATGGGGCTTTTGCCGAATGTTGCAGAGGATTTGGGGGTTAGTATCTCTTCCGCGGGTCAACTCATTACCATGTATGCGCTAGGGGTAGCCGTCGGTGCACCGATACTGACAGTCCTCACCCACCGAATTCCCCAAAAGAAGCTACTCTGTCTACTAATGGTTCTATTTATTCTCGGAAACGGAATCTCTGTTTTTGCTCCCAACTATGAGATACTGATGGGGGCACGCCTGATCACCGCTTTGACACACGGGACATTCTTTGGAGTTGGGGCTGTTGTAGCCTCCAGTCTGGTAAGTCCAGACAAACGTGCCGCAGCCGTTTCTATCATGATGGCAGGCCTGACGATCGCCAATATCATTGGTGTACCTTTGGGGACTTTCATCGGTCAGCACATGGGATGGCGAGCATCATTTGGCTCTATTGCGATCATGGGAATAATAGCACTCATCGGAATACTCGTTTTCGTCCCAAACATGCGGCAAAAAAACACGGGGAGTATCACTGGGCAAATTACCGCTCTTCTCAAGCCCAAGCTCCTTCTGTACCTTCTGATCGGAGCACTGGGCAATGCAGGTCTCTTCACCGTATTTACTTACATTGCGCCACTGCTGACGCAAATTACCGGTTTTGCTGAGTATCATGTTACGTGGATTCTTGTCCTCTTTGGCTGTGGAGTGACCATCGGCAATATCGTGGGCGGAAAGCTTGCGGATTGGAAGCTGATGCCTTCCATACTCGGACTTTACTTTACAATATGCATCATTCTCACGCTGTTTACGTTTACCCTCTATAGTCCCACAGCTGCCGTTTTGACTATTTTTCTATGGGGCGCTGCTTCTTTCGCTGTATTTCCAGGGCTGCAAGTGCGTGTGATGAACCTCGCGCAGCATGCACCAGCGCTTGCTTCTACCTCGAGTCATTCTGCCGGAAATCTAGGAAATGCAGCTGGTGCTTTCATTGGCGGATGGGTAATTACTCATCTAGATATTACCTCCCTCCCATGGGTCGGTGCTGTGCTCGTAGCATTGGGACTGATTTTGGGAATCGCTTCCTATATGGCTGAACGCAAGCTGCAACAAAGTGAAAAAGGGTACTCCATTTGA
- a CDS encoding diaminopimelate epimerase: protein MKREIDFIKFNPTQNMTILVKNNHPTAEHTLIASKIMSYDSVHAEQVGFIEKSNHDGAAAYLQMAGGEFCGNACMALATFIAHENGLQHQEWTNIVLEASGTDHFVACRVKRIEDEYYCQVSMPLPKKIEQQSINYDGDEINMVIVRYPGFFHIVIEVDEFSKAVRKRAQSLAKLLGVTVGANLIGVLLYQPASNEMAPLIFVPPVDSMIWERGCGSGTASLGAYLAWKKQGDIAAPIRQPGGTIHVTAIWQREAVTSLKIEGAVGIVARGKAFIEIHDTV, encoded by the coding sequence ATGAAACGGGAAATCGATTTTATAAAGTTTAATCCCACACAAAATATGACCATTCTTGTGAAAAATAATCATCCAACTGCAGAGCATACGCTGATCGCCTCAAAAATAATGTCCTACGATAGTGTCCATGCTGAACAAGTGGGGTTTATCGAAAAATCGAATCATGATGGAGCGGCAGCCTATCTGCAAATGGCTGGGGGTGAGTTTTGCGGCAATGCATGCATGGCATTAGCGACGTTCATCGCGCATGAAAATGGTCTACAGCATCAGGAGTGGACCAACATTGTATTGGAAGCTTCGGGTACAGATCATTTCGTTGCTTGTCGAGTAAAAAGAATCGAAGACGAATATTACTGCCAAGTTTCGATGCCCCTTCCTAAAAAGATCGAGCAGCAATCAATCAACTATGATGGCGACGAAATCAACATGGTGATTGTGAGGTATCCTGGTTTCTTTCACATCGTGATTGAAGTGGACGAGTTCAGTAAAGCGGTAAGAAAACGTGCACAATCTTTAGCCAAGCTGCTGGGAGTAACTGTAGGGGCGAATTTGATCGGGGTGCTATTGTATCAGCCAGCTTCGAATGAAATGGCTCCGCTGATTTTTGTTCCACCAGTAGATAGCATGATCTGGGAAAGAGGCTGTGGGTCAGGTACTGCTTCACTTGGAGCCTATCTGGCTTGGAAAAAACAAGGCGATATCGCTGCTCCAATCAGGCAACCGGGAGGCACGATTCATGTAACGGCCATTTGGCAAAGAGAGGCGGTAACAAGCCTGAAAATTGAGGGGGCAGTCGGAATTGTGGCACGAGGCAAAGCATTCATCGAGATACACGATACCGTTTGA
- a CDS encoding class I SAM-dependent methyltransferase encodes MNRPEQLQQHLTAFLERFTHLADRYDGTIHQSSELEKIIDEYSSFITDERNKEAWEQLEQSIVSHLDQLVEDVRKSSAICVAIMEKYRALKLLDGIADKTDYFQNIESCIEEEFGSFQVTADSKVLMVGSGSFPMTPLLIAKRTGAEVVGIDIDEEAIKLGRSVVERLGSGLPIRLEQEFVERLDVTKDATHIIFSSTVPNKYDLLEQLHPLTNEQVIAAIRYGNQMKSLFNYPMREVDERKWTLIETILRPDHVFDIALYKKASAAC; translated from the coding sequence ATGAATAGACCTGAACAGTTGCAACAGCATTTGACTGCATTTCTAGAAAGGTTCACCCATTTAGCCGACCGATATGACGGCACCATCCATCAGAGCTCGGAGTTAGAGAAGATCATCGATGAGTATTCTTCCTTCATAACAGATGAAAGAAACAAAGAAGCCTGGGAGCAACTAGAACAGTCAATCGTAAGCCACTTGGATCAGCTTGTGGAGGATGTAAGGAAATCGTCGGCGATTTGCGTTGCTATTATGGAGAAATATCGTGCGTTGAAGCTGCTTGATGGGATTGCTGATAAGACCGACTACTTTCAAAACATAGAATCATGTATTGAAGAAGAATTTGGGAGTTTCCAAGTTACTGCTGATTCAAAGGTGTTGATGGTTGGCTCAGGCTCATTTCCTATGACGCCATTGTTGATTGCGAAGCGAACGGGAGCAGAAGTAGTTGGAATCGACATTGATGAGGAGGCTATCAAGCTAGGGCGGAGTGTTGTAGAAAGGCTGGGAAGTGGATTGCCTATCCGCTTGGAGCAAGAGTTTGTGGAACGACTCGATGTGACGAAGGATGCAACCCATATCATCTTTAGTTCCACGGTTCCAAATAAATATGACCTACTGGAACAATTGCATCCATTGACAAACGAACAAGTGATCGCGGCGATCCGATACGGTAATCAAATGAAGTCCCTGTTTAACTACCCTATGAGAGAGGTAGATGAGCGGAAATGGACGCTGATTGAAACCATCTTGCGTCCCGACCATGTGTTTGATATCGCTTTGTATAAAAAAGCATCGGCTGCTTGCTGA
- a CDS encoding opine metallophore biosynthesis dehydrogenase: MGALKRILLLGTGPASIQMAVLLKKQRDCYIGIVGRESVRSESFFTELKQNSQQIRVDIQNEKHQTMEGECQIDQVFQGYGTVTGEWDTFLLAVTTDAYVEVLQQIDGQVLQQVKCLVLVSPTFGSNSLLRHYLNSIHSNAEIISFSTYLGDTRWFHEKPSNRVITTGVKKKVYMGSTHSPSQYVKKLCELYEQVGIDLEVMDSPIEAETRNISLYVHPPLFMNDFSLRVIFGEETSKKYVYKMFPEGPITQFLIRDMLTQWKEITNVVEKLNMKGVNLLKFMTDDNYPVRLECLSRDDIENFVHFEATHQEYLLFIRYTSLLIDPFSEPDADGRYFDFSAVPIRKMFINREGYWDIPRMPKEDYYRIKIIQGIARFIDSSCPTIDTFIETYERKIAEVSRAHKGERLSDAFVVQSFEDDLKRICSEIGKGIGSK, translated from the coding sequence ATGGGTGCTTTGAAAAGAATCTTGCTATTGGGAACAGGTCCTGCTTCCATTCAAATGGCTGTCCTGCTAAAAAAACAAAGGGATTGCTACATTGGGATCGTTGGGCGTGAGTCTGTTCGTTCCGAATCATTCTTTACTGAACTTAAGCAAAATAGCCAGCAAATTCGTGTAGATATTCAAAATGAAAAGCATCAAACGATGGAGGGCGAATGCCAAATCGATCAAGTATTCCAGGGATATGGGACTGTCACAGGGGAATGGGATACCTTCCTACTAGCTGTCACCACAGATGCTTATGTTGAGGTTTTACAACAAATCGATGGTCAGGTCTTACAGCAAGTAAAGTGCTTGGTTTTAGTTTCTCCGACCTTTGGTTCCAACAGTTTACTACGCCATTATCTAAACAGTATTCATTCAAATGCGGAGATTATCAGTTTTTCTACATACCTTGGCGATACTCGCTGGTTCCACGAAAAGCCTTCCAATCGTGTGATTACGACAGGTGTTAAGAAAAAAGTTTACATGGGCTCGACGCACTCTCCATCCCAGTATGTAAAAAAATTATGTGAGTTATATGAGCAAGTAGGTATCGATTTGGAAGTCATGGACTCTCCAATTGAGGCGGAAACGAGAAACATATCCCTGTATGTGCATCCGCCACTGTTTATGAATGATTTCTCCCTTCGTGTGATATTTGGAGAGGAAACAAGCAAAAAGTACGTATACAAAATGTTTCCAGAGGGCCCCATCACGCAATTTCTCATTCGCGATATGCTGACCCAATGGAAAGAGATCACAAATGTGGTGGAAAAGCTCAATATGAAAGGAGTCAATTTGCTGAAGTTCATGACGGATGATAACTATCCGGTGAGGCTGGAGTGTCTATCACGTGATGATATCGAAAACTTCGTTCATTTTGAAGCGACTCATCAAGAGTATTTATTGTTCATTCGGTATACCTCGTTGTTGATCGATCCTTTTTCGGAGCCAGATGCAGATGGAAGATACTTCGATTTTTCTGCTGTCCCCATCCGGAAAATGTTTATCAATAGAGAAGGGTATTGGGATATCCCACGCATGCCAAAGGAAGATTACTATCGCATAAAAATCATACAGGGCATTGCGAGATTCATAGATAGCAGTTGCCCTACCATCGATACATTCATTGAAACGTACGAGCGTAAAATTGCCGAAGTCTCGCGAGCACATAAGGGCGAACGCTTATCGGATGCATTTGTGGTACAAAGCTTTGAGGATGATTTGAAGAGGATATGCAGTGAGATCGGCAAGGGCATCGGATCAAAGTAA
- the cntA gene encoding staphylopine-dependent metal ABC transporter substrate-binding lipoprotein, with product MTGRMGFLVRTFTLSIVLLVGCSNGDAAKTASTDTGKEIVYATSKDINDMNPHFYSGSMPAQGLVYESLVENTEDGIKPLLAESWEVSDDGKVYKFHLRKNVTFHDGERFNAEAVKKNIEAVQSNASKHSWIKLSTKIVDCNVLDEYTVELVLSEPYYPTLVELSMTRPYVFISPKNFVNGGTKDGVSGFNGTGPYKLTEHKVDQYAVMEANEKYWGGVPKVKKITAKVLPAGETTFLALQKGEVNFVFTDDRGANSLDVEAMNQLVESGEYQIIRSQPMNTGIIVANSSKTESPVHETAVREAFWHSIDRETISKQIFEGTEQPAYTLFSSNVNYANVEVEKRGYDLEKAKKLLEEAGWGIGNAGEIRTKNGKPLAMKLYYDVNSSTQKTQAEFIQNTGKRIGIHLEIVGEESSSIANRRSTGDYDLLFNQTWGLAYDPQSTIAAFTSKSSYYHTTRGIAQADELYKKIEEVMVTTDEEHRKSLYTDILIIVHKEAVFIPITNGRVSILAPKNLQGISFKQTQFKLPFERMYFE from the coding sequence ATGACAGGTAGAATGGGTTTTTTAGTAAGGACTTTTACACTCTCAATCGTACTACTGGTTGGATGCAGTAACGGTGATGCGGCAAAAACGGCGTCAACTGATACAGGGAAAGAGATTGTGTATGCCACTTCGAAAGATATAAACGATATGAACCCCCATTTTTATTCCGGCTCCATGCCAGCTCAAGGGTTGGTGTATGAATCGTTAGTAGAAAATACAGAAGATGGGATCAAACCATTGTTGGCTGAATCTTGGGAAGTTTCCGATGATGGAAAGGTGTACAAGTTTCACTTGAGAAAAAACGTGACGTTCCATGATGGAGAACGGTTTAATGCCGAAGCAGTGAAAAAGAATATAGAAGCGGTGCAAAGCAATGCAAGCAAGCACTCCTGGATCAAGCTATCCACCAAGATCGTGGATTGCAATGTACTCGATGAGTATACAGTTGAACTGGTCTTATCCGAACCGTACTATCCGACACTGGTCGAATTGTCGATGACAAGACCTTATGTATTCATCTCGCCCAAAAATTTTGTGAACGGGGGAACCAAAGATGGCGTTAGTGGTTTTAACGGCACGGGCCCCTATAAGCTCACTGAGCATAAAGTCGATCAGTATGCCGTAATGGAAGCGAATGAAAAATACTGGGGCGGCGTGCCCAAGGTAAAAAAAATAACAGCCAAAGTACTTCCCGCAGGCGAAACTACTTTCTTGGCGCTGCAAAAGGGAGAAGTCAACTTTGTATTTACGGATGATCGAGGCGCGAATAGTCTCGATGTTGAAGCCATGAATCAGTTGGTTGAATCCGGTGAATACCAGATTATTCGCAGTCAACCAATGAACACAGGCATCATTGTCGCCAATAGTAGCAAAACCGAGAGCCCTGTACATGAAACCGCTGTACGCGAAGCGTTTTGGCATTCGATTGACAGAGAGACTATCAGTAAACAAATATTTGAAGGCACTGAACAACCCGCTTATACCCTTTTCTCTTCGAATGTCAATTACGCCAATGTGGAAGTAGAGAAGCGGGGCTACGATTTGGAAAAAGCGAAAAAGCTTTTGGAGGAAGCGGGCTGGGGTATCGGGAATGCGGGTGAAATCAGAACGAAAAACGGAAAGCCATTAGCCATGAAGCTATATTACGATGTCAATTCGTCCACTCAAAAAACGCAGGCTGAATTCATTCAAAATACGGGAAAACGGATTGGGATTCATCTGGAGATTGTGGGAGAGGAGTCTTCTTCGATTGCGAACAGAAGATCTACAGGTGACTATGACCTGCTTTTCAATCAAACATGGGGACTCGCGTATGATCCGCAGAGTACAATCGCTGCTTTTACTTCCAAGTCTTCCTATTACCATACGACAAGAGGTATCGCGCAAGCTGATGAGCTCTATAAAAAGATAGAAGAAGTCATGGTGACGACGGATGAGGAACATAGAAAATCGTTATATACCGATATTTTGATTATAGTTCATAAGGAAGCCGTATTTATTCCGATTACGAATGGAAGAGTGTCGATCTTGGCTCCCAAAAACTTGCAGGGCATCTCGTTTAAGCAAACGCAATTCAAGCTTCCATTCGAGCGGATGTACTTTGAATAA